The Anopheles gambiae chromosome 2, idAnoGambNW_F1_1, whole genome shotgun sequence genomic sequence AATTGCACCAACCGTGGTACGATGTTGTGCTTGATCACCATATCGATGGGCGGGTTGGGCTCTTTGGACAGCAACCGGCGGAACTTCTGTGTGGCGACCAGCTGCTCCTCGATGTTCTCGCTGTACAGTGCCTGGATGACGGCCGGCTGTATGAGCGACCGGTTGTCGGTCGATGTTGTCTCGTCCTGCAAAATTGCGCATCACAGCGTAGAGACAAAACAGGCCGGTGATAGTAGGACAAACGACAGACGTGATGCGCAACCACCTACCGAAAGAATTGCATCCTGTTCGAGCTCGTCGGCCACGTTGACGTTGCGTCGCTTAATCAGCTGTTGTTCGCGCTTTTGCTTTCGCAGCTGAATGCCTTCCTCCTCCCGCCGGCGCCGCATTTCTGTCGAGTCCAGGCCCACATTTTTATACCGATGCCGATGCGTTGCGTTGGACATTTCCTAGttgggagagagggagattgAGAACAAATCTATCACCGTAACGATTTCAGTGGACACGGTTTGCGCTTGTTAATTGCTGCTACGAAATCGGAGATTTTCGCCCCGTCCCATCCGCTTCGGCCCCGACCAACGAGCTGCGCCTTATTGATTTGAAAAAGTGCGAACTATCGAGCCAGTACGGTGGCCGAATGACACAACACACCGTCACCGACCATGCAATGCACGGcgagacacacacgcacacacatgcagctCTGGCTAACACGAGCTGGCACGGGGTGTCTTGCGACAGCGGACACGGGATGGACGGCGGTGCGTGCACACgggcgggcagcagcagctgagcgATTCTCGAGCTGCTGCAGATGCATTTTTCGCAAAGGCCCATATTTAGTGCGCCAGCACGAGGGACGTAATGGGATGAAAGGAAGGGGGGCACAGCGAGTGACATTAGTAAAtcttgtctttctttttttttgctcgcgcCTTCTCGTCCTTTCTCTCAACACTTGCCAaccaccctgctgctgctgctgctggtacgaGGCCTACGTACAAATCGTCTTGTGCACACGGATCGCTCTAGCTTGGCACTTGTTTCGCTGTTGCTTTCTCTACTGCAGGCTGCTGGACGATTCGGAATCGATGTACGGCAAATAGGCACCGAGAGCGACACCCTACGGGATGTGTTGTGGCTGCAGAAACTTacttttgtggcaaatttAGCGAAGGAAATCTGGAAATTTTACACCACGACTTTCACGTTCATCAGCAACTGTCAGACGGTCGTCTGCCAAACTCGGTCGATTGACGTTTGTTTGCTAGTGCACACTGGGATGCGATGCGGGACGTTGGCGAGCGATAGGTTGCCATGCCACCGGGGTCCGTTGGCCTCGCGGATACGTTTTGTTGAATGCTAAAACACCGTTTAAATAGATTTAAAAGTGCTTATcagtcgtttgtttgtttctgttttcgaGATTAAGACCGTTATTTTCTGACAAATTCAAATTGTGGACAAACAATAACGTGAAACCCACATTGATGAGCGAGTGCCAAACTCATTCTTCCGAAGTTTATTCAGGGAAAATAAGACGAAACTAACTTattgatgaaataaacaataaacttAGCCTCCACGTTagttcaatttttattttattttattttattatttttgctgtTCCTGCTCCCTAGTAGAAGCTTCCCTAAAGCTCGTCAACCGATCGCTGTCAAACCGGCTGTCAAACGAAGGTGAAAGTTTTGGTCGGCAAATTGCATAGCGCACACGCTCGCTTCTGttattgttgtatttttgatcaatttttaaCAGAAAAACCACCGCAAAAAGCACCCCAACAATCTCCACCGCATCCCACAGAATCTGTAGCAATGAGTTTCAAGTATGAGTGTGCCGATTTCTCGCAGTTTCAGGTAAATCAAGCACACCGTGGTTTGGCCGACGCACGGAAAGCACACCGCACGGTTGCTTAGATTGTGTAATCTTTCCCGGCCATTCCCGGCACAGGCTTGGTGCATGTTTTTACCGTTCCTCTTTGCGCCACTCGTTTACAGGAGCAACTGAAAAAGATGCGCGATCTGGATGACAAAATCATCTACGCACTGAACACAACCATACCGACGGAATCGTTCAAAGGTCAGGTCGATGCTGAAGCAAAGTGTCGCGACCTGCACGGACAGCTAGAATCGGGCTACAGCCACCGGCAGGAAGCGATCAAGAAGTGTATCGTCGTGTGTGCCGACACGGTCAAGACGCTCAAGGACAAGCGGGAGGAAAACAAGGACGACGTTG encodes the following:
- the LOC1276103 gene encoding protein MIX23, with amino-acid sequence MSFKYECADFSQFQEQLKKMRDLDDKIIYALNTTIPTESFKGQVDAEAKCRDLHGQLESGYSHRQEAIKKCIVVCADTVKTLKDKREENKDDVALNKQFKTEQRKLRLLQSELSVEDIIRERTQKTFRERCRLFFRFDSL